A window of Primulina tabacum isolate GXHZ01 chromosome 4, ASM2559414v2, whole genome shotgun sequence contains these coding sequences:
- the LOC142542385 gene encoding putative serine/threonine-protein kinase At1g54610, with protein MGCVLGKRVAGKREVGGSSRREQRKGASRDTEAVVAVKAQNDVVEESGQKEVEKKIEVVPFAAPTPALTVEFSLRRGVRGAGEGWPSWLNDVVGSVIDNFKPRRANTFEKLDKIGQGTYSNVYKARDLITGKVVALKKVRFDSLEPEAVRFMAREILVLMSLNHPNVIKLEGLVISRMSCSLYLVFEYMEHDLTGLAAIQSVKFTEPQVKCFMKQLLSGLEHCHSKGVLHRDIKCSNLLIDNEGNLKIADFGLASFFDPERKKPMTSSVVTLWYRPPELLLGANYYGVGVDLWSAGCILAELLSGKPILRGRTEVEQLHKIFKLCGSPSDDYWKKSRLPNATLYKPQHPYNRCIAEIYKDFPPSSLALIQTLLEIDPEERGTAADALNSEFFTTEPYACEPSSLPKFPPSKEMDIKLKDEEARRLRGLEGRHIAIDSNKKPRVRDKFSRAIPAPEANAELQTNIDRLRMMSDIKAKSKSEKFPPPHQDGAVGRLFDAYGPVSFGASDTSFTNSIFESKSSRSLRHTMSVKNSTQQIHRAPSRRFINAFYPSSAGWSMDFMFGRRQAVSENFRDPR; from the exons ATGGGGTGTGTTCTTGGCAAAAGGGTCGCCGGGAAAAGAGAAGTTGGCGGGAGTTCTCGTCGGGAGCAAAGAAAGGGTGCAAGTCGGGATACAGAGGCAGTGGTCGCCGTTAAGGCGCAGAACGATGTCGTCGAGGAAAGTGGACAGAAGGAGGTGGAGAAAAAGATAGAAGTGGTTCCCTTTGCAGCGCCGACGCCGGCGCTGACGGTTGAGTTCAGTCTGAGAAGAGGTGTTCGCGGTGCTGGCGAAGGGTGGCCGTCTTGGCTGAACGACGTTGTTGGCTCTGTCATTGATAACTTTAAACCCCGCCGTGCCAACACCTTTGAGAAACTAGACAAG ATTGGGCAAGGGACTTACAGCAATGTTTATAAAGCTCGGGACTTGATCACTGGGAAAGTCGTGGCATTAAAGAAAGTACGGTTTGACAGCTTGGAGCCAGAAGCTGTCCGATTCATGGCACGAGAGATACTTGTGCTGATGAGCCTGAATCACCCCAATGTCATTAAGCTTGAGGGTTTGGTTATTTCCAGAATGTCTTGTAGCCTTTACCTTGTTTTTGAGTACATGGAGCATGATCTTACAGGCCTGGCTGCCATCCAAAGTGTCAAGTTCACTGAGCCCCAG GTTAAATGCTTTATGAAGCAACTACTTTCTGGTCTAGAGCATTGCCACAGCAAGGGTGTCCTACATCGTGATATTAAATGCTCAAATTTGCTAATCGACAATGAAGGAAACCTTAAAATAGCAGATTTTGGGCTGGCCTCTTTCTTTGATCCAGAACGCAAGAAACCAATGACAAGCAGTGTCGTAACATTATGGTATCGTCCTCCTGAACTTCTGCTCGGTGCCAATTATTATGGGGTTGGTGTTGATTTGTGGAGTGCTGGCTGCATTCTGGCTGAATTGCTTTCTGGGAAGCCAATATTACGGGGACGTACAGAG GTTGAGCAACTCCACAAGATATTTAAACTTTGTGGTTCTCCGTCTGATGATTACTGGAAGAAATCCCGTCTTCCAAATGCAACTCTTTATAAACCTCAGCATCCGTACAACCGCTGCATAGCTGAGATATACAAGGATTTCCCTCCATCTTCTCTTGCTCTGATACAAACCCTTCTCGAGATTGATCCTGAAGAACGAGGCACCGCCGCTGATGCCTTGAATAGTGAG TTCTTTACCACTGAACCATACGCCTGTGAACCATCAAGCTTGCCAAAGTTTCCGCCGAGCAAGGAAATGGACATAAAACTCAAAGATGAAGAAGCAAGAAG GCTACGTGGTTTGGAAGGGAGACATATTGCTATAGATAGTAACAAAAAGCCAAGAGTTCGTGATAAGTTTAGCCGTGCAATTCCAGCTCCAGAAGCCAATGCAGAACTTCAAACAAATATAGAT AGGTTGAGAATGATGTCAGATATTAAGGCCAAAAGTAAGAGTGAAAAATTCCCACCACCTCATCAGGATGGAGCCGTTGGCCGACTTTTTGATGCATATGGACCCGTATCGTTTGGCGCATCCGACACCTCATTCACTAACTCGATATTTGAGTCGAAGTCATCAAGATCTTTACGTCACACCATGTCTGTGAAAAACAGTACACAACAGATCCATAGGGCTCCATCCCGAAGATTCATCAACGCATTCTATCCATCATCTGCTGGTTGGTCAATGGATTTCATGTTCGGTCGGAGACAAGCAGTTTCGGAGAACTTCAGGGATCCAAGGTAG